In Nocardioides sp. JS614, the sequence GAGCACCAGCACGAGGGCGGCGACGGCGAGACCGATCACCTCGCCGATGCCGATGGGGATCTCGAGGGCCTTGAGCGAGTCGCTCGGTAGAACGGTCATCCCCGTTCCCTGCTCGGCGCGTTCCACCACCTCGACCACCGAGGTGACGTCGTCATCTGTCAGTGAGGTTGCGGCGACCGTGAATTGAAACTGGAACAGCGCGACCTGCCCGTCCGAGGACACCAGCACGCCGGGCACCGGTTCCCCGTCCACCAGCAGCGGCTGGTACGGAGGCCCCTGCTCCTGTGCCGGTTCTTGGTCCGACCCGGCTGGGGGATCGCCCGGTGCATTCTCCTGGGGGGTGCCCGGTCCTCCCTGCTCGGCGGCACCCAGCGCGGCGTCGAGGGGGTTGACGACCTTCTCGAGGTCATAGACGTCGCTGACGGTGCCGCTGATGACCGCGAGTCGCTCCGGAGTGTCGAGGCGCTCGCCGTCCGGCACGGTGAAGACCACGCTGGCCTGGCCTCCCGAGGCCTCGGGGAGCTCATCGGCCACGCGGTCGAGCACGGTCTGGGCCTCGGTGCCCTCGATCTTCATCTCGGAGCTGACGCTTACCCCGTTGATTGCCATGCCACCAACGACCACCGCGAGGACTGCGACCCAGCCGGCGACGAACAGCCACGGTTTGCCGAACGCGGTTCTTCCGAGCCGGTACAGGAAGGTTGACATCGGTCTGGTTCTCCTAGAGGGCGTGGAGTCGCTGGCTAGAGGCCGTGGCGTAGGTAGTCGAAGGTGAGGTCGAGGAACGAGTCGTAGTCCATCGACACGGGGCTGAGGTCGTTCTCGCCGTCCAGGTGCACGTCGAGGGTTCCCTCTAGGGCGGCCATCACGGCGCCGTACACGGCGCCAAACAGCAGCGGTACGTAGATGGCGGGGTACCGGTCCCCGGCCACGGATCCCAAGAGTTCCTGTGCGGTGTGGCGCATGCGTTGCTGAACGCCCAGGACGTAGGGTTCCAGGGTCGGGTAATGCCGCGCCATCGCCATCAGTTCGCGCATCCTGACCAGCGTGTCCGCGGCGAACTGATCCCGCATCACCGCCAACAGAGCATCGAGCAGGGGCAGGTCCGCAGGTAGGCCGGCGAGGATCGCGCTGGCGTCGTCGACACCACCGAACGCGACCGAAGCGACTGCTTCCTCCTTGCAGGAAAAGTGGTTCGCGAACGTTCGCCGCGAGTATCCCGCCCGCTCCACCACGTCCGTTGTCACGAACCCGAACAGCCCTCGCTCGCGGGCCAACTCGAAAGCCGCTTGAGCCAGCGCCTGTCTTGTCGCCTCACGCTTGAGGTCTCGCAAACCACGATCCATTGCCTCAGTATGCCCAGCTCTGCCCATCGAGCAACATTGCCCAATGGGCAGGTAGACATGCGGCCCGGCCGTTCCTTCGGCAATGCAGCTGCCCGCCGGCTGCGGGCCGGTAGCGTGGCGGCCGGACGAAGCGGCCGATCTGCCTCCGGCGCCGGTTTTGTCATGGGCCATTGACTTACGGGAGTACGCATGGCTGTTGGTAATAAAGGGGTCGGTGCTGGAAACGGACGGAACCAGGCGGCGACCGGTGACGGGGGGCAATTCGCCGATGCGGTGCTGGCGTTGCTCGCGGTTGCTCGCAGAACGAGGGGACGTTTGCAGCCGCTCTTTGACGACGTCACTGTGCCGCAACTGGTCCTGCTCGACGCCGTGCAGGCGTGCGGTCGCGAGGGTGTCGGCGCCATCTCGGCGTACACGCTGCTGAGTCAACCGACGGTGACCCAACAGGCGGCCACGCTAGAAGCTGCCGGTCTCCTGCGCCGCATCCCGGCCGAGGATGATCGACGCCGGCGCGTGCTCACCCTCACCGAACGCGGAGAGCGGCTCTTGGCTGCGAAGCGTGGCTTGGTCGCCGACCGACTTTCGGTGGCCTGGACATCCCTCTCGGTCGAGGAGCAGTCGATCGCGGTCCCATTGCTTCGTCACATTACGAATCTCGTCGCGGAACTCACTTGACCCCTCAGGACCGCTCTGCTGCGTGAACGCTACCGGTTCGGAACACGTCAGATAGAGAGAGGAAGGTGGTTGAGAACGGCACGCGATTTCCCCCACACCACTGATTGGGGGAGTCGAGTTTGAGGATCCTCCCGCGACGGGCGGCCGGCTCGTCTCATGCCGCACCCGAGGACACGACGTGCTGCACCGACACGAGGGCGGTCACCAACGGGAAGGCCCTCTGCACGGACTGCTGACACCTGGGCATGCTCTTGCGAGGCCTGAGCTCGGGCGCGTCGTCGCTTTACGTGCGATGAGGGGCTCCTGCGTGCCGGGGATCGTTCTCAAACCGCGAGTTCGAGCTCTGCGTCCGATGATTACAGGCCGTAGTACTGACTGACTGACCCGTGGTGAACTGCGCGAACTCCGATTCGTTCGGGCGATATGTATCCCGTTGGTAACAGCCGAGCGATGTCGGCCCTCGAGGGGCGTTCAGCTACGAGGACGTCCTCCCCTGCGCGGGGACCCGCGGCGATTGCGCCAACGTCAATAGCACCTTGTTCAGCTCGCTGAGGAGCGTGACAAGCCTGGCTTCATCCTCCTCGGGCATACGCGAAAGGCCACTCGCAAGCGCATCGACGAGCCGTTGCCGCCGCTCGGCAAGCAGGGTCACTGCCTCGGGGGTGGGGAGGACGAGGACGCCTCGGGCCGTCCGAGTCGTCCGGCTCGCGCCGGAGCAGTCCAATGGAGGCGAGCGAATCGACCGTACGACTGGCGGTGGCATCCGTCGTTCCCATCCGGGCCGCAAGCGCGCCGAGGCGAAGCGGCGACTCGTCGACGGCGACCGCGAGCGCGAGCCGCTGCGTCCAGGAGAGCGGGCGCTCGTCAGCCTCCTGGAACTGGCCTCGGGGGTGGACGAGGAGCAGGACGAGCCGCTCAAGATGCGCTGCTAGCCGAGCAGGTTCCGGTCCGCTCATTCGACTGCCTCTGCGACGGGGACGAGCCGCGATTGCGGTAGGCGCGGAGTGACGAGGAGGGCGACGAACACTGCGACGAACGCGGCTGCCGCTCCGATCGAGAAGGCGGTTACAAAGGCCGACTCGGCCGGGATGTTCGTCCTTCGGATCGTGTCGGCGGTCAGGATCGCCGCCCCGACCTGGCCGCCGATCACGCCGCCGACGGTGCGCATCACGGTGTTCATGCCCGTCGCGACTCCGGTCTCGCTAGGCCG encodes:
- a CDS encoding TetR/AcrR family transcriptional regulator, which codes for MDRGLRDLKREATRQALAQAAFELARERGLFGFVTTDVVERAGYSRRTFANHFSCKEEAVASVAFGGVDDASAILAGLPADLPLLDALLAVMRDQFAADTLVRMRELMAMARHYPTLEPYVLGVQQRMRHTAQELLGSVAGDRYPAIYVPLLFGAVYGAVMAALEGTLDVHLDGENDLSPVSMDYDSFLDLTFDYLRHGL
- a CDS encoding MarR family winged helix-turn-helix transcriptional regulator, which translates into the protein MAVGNKGVGAGNGRNQAATGDGGQFADAVLALLAVARRTRGRLQPLFDDVTVPQLVLLDAVQACGREGVGAISAYTLLSQPTVTQQAATLEAAGLLRRIPAEDDRRRRVLTLTERGERLLAAKRGLVADRLSVAWTSLSVEEQSIAVPLLRHITNLVAELT
- a CDS encoding MarR family transcriptional regulator; translated protein: MSGPEPARLAAHLERLVLLLVHPRGQFQEADERPLSWTQRLALAVAVDESPLRLGALAARMGTTDATASRTVDSLASIGLLRREPDDSDGPRRPRPPHPRGSDPACRAAATARRCACEWPFAYARGG